The DNA segment AGTGGATATTTCACTGAGTGGTACTTTTGCCCCTGAAAGGGTAGGGATACGCAGGGCAGCTATTGAAGCCTCATCATTCCTGAAATCTTCAGGATAACGGATCCTGAGGTCAAATTTTCTTTCGCCCTCATAGATCTGGGTAGCCGCTTTACCGCCAATGGCCATTTCGATAATGGAGTTGGCATCTTCCGTGGTTACCCCATACAGGGCCATTTTGCTCTGGTCCAGGTTAATCCTGAGTTCCGGCTGGCCCAGGTTTCTTAAAATGCCAAGGTCTTCAATGCCGGGAACAGTTTTTAAAATGTGCGCTATTTTTTCTTCCTGTTGTTCTATAAAACTGAAGTCATTGCCAAACATCTTTACCACAATAGAGCCTTTTACACCCGATACGGCTTCTTCAACGTTATCAGATATCGGCTGGGAAAAATTCAGGCTGATACCAGGGTAACCTTTCAGCTTTTCCTGCATACGTTGTACCAGTTGTTCTTTGCTCTCTTTTCGTTTCCACTCCGATTTGGGATAAATATCTACCAGGAACTCCATATTATAAAAACCTGTTGCATCCGTACCGTCATTGGGCCTGCCTGTTTGCGACATCACCTGCTTTACTTCTTCAAAGCTCAAAAAGATCTTTCGCATCTCATTGCTCAGTTTTTTTGTTTCATTCAGGGAAACGCTAAGCGAGGCACTGGCCCTTACATAAATAGAGCCTTCATCCAATGAAGGCAGGAACTCAGTACCCAGGAACCTGAAACTGAAAAAACCGATGACCAAAACGACCAAAGCACTGATAAAAACAATTTTTCTGGCTTTAAATGCCCTGTTGTAAGTTTTCATTACCCCCCTGGTAAGATATTCCAGAAAGATATTGTGCTTTTCCTTTACATTTTTGTTTAGCAATACGCTGGCCATGGCAGGTACAAGGGTAAATGTCAATAACAAAGCACCCAGTAGGGCAAAACTTAAAGTCCAGGCCAGCGGAGAAAACATCTTGCCCTCTACTTTTTCGAAGGTAAAAATGGGCATCAGGCCGGTAATGATGATCAGTTTGGCAAAAAAGATGCCCTTACCGTTTTCCAGGCAAGCTTTTTTGATGATGCCAAGTTTGCTCATGCGGTTGAATTTCTCTGTCCCATTTTTATGGGCACTATAGTCGAGCGCCACAAAAATCCCTTCTACCATGACTACTGCACCATCAATGATGATCCCGAAATCAATGGCACCCATAGAAAGGAGGTTGGCCGACATCCCCTTTAGCTTTAAGCAAATAAAAGCAAAGAGCAATGCAAGCGGGATAATCACTGAAACAATAAGTGTAGTACGCCAGTCGGCCATAAAAAGGAACACGATCAGTGTTACGAAGATGATACCCTCCAGCATATTGTGCATTACGGTATGGGTTGCAAAATTGACCAGATCTTCGCGGTCATAAAACGGGCTTATTTTTACATCGCCCGGTAAAATGTTGTCATTAACATCTTTTATTTTCTCCTTCAGGGCGCGGATCACTTCGCTGGGGTTTTCGCCCTTACGCATCACCACAATACCCTCTACCACATCCGGATCACGGTCGCGGCCTACCTGTCCCAGGCGGGGAAGGGCAGCTTCTGTTACCTCGGCGATGGTTTTAACATACACAGGTGTCCCATGAAAATTATCTACAATAATGTTTTTAATTTCATCAATGTTATTGAGCACCCCTATACCCCTCACTACATAGGCCTGGCCACTTTGTTCTATTACATCACCTCCAACATTGATATTGCTTTTGGAAACAGCATTGAATAGCTCAGTAGCGGTTACGCCATATTGTAACGACTTTTGAGGGTCTACCGTAATCTGATAGGTTTTAACTTCGCCACCAAAACTAACCACATCGGCAATTCCCGGAACAGAGAGCAGCTCGCGTTGTACCACCCAGTCCTGCAGCGTTTTTAATTCCCTTACCGATTGCTTATCACTTTTTAGTGTATAGCGAAATATTTCGCCTGTAGGACCGTAAGGGGGCTGTACTTCGGGCCTGGCTCCGGATGGAAGGTCTGCCTCATCAAGATGGTTGTTTACCTGTACGCGGGCAAACTGGTAATCAACATTGTCTTCAAATGTGATCTTTACCACCGATAAACCAAAGAGGGAAGAAGAGCGGATACTGGTTCTTTTTTCGGTAGGGTTCATGGCAATTTCCAGCGGACGTGAAACAAATTTTTCAACCTCTTCAGCACTTCTGCCAGGCCATTGGGTAATAATGGTGATATTGGTATTGGTCACATCAGGAAAAGCCTCAATAGTGGTATGCTTGAAGCTTAAATAACCGGCAAGGACCAGGATAAACGTTGCAAAAAAAATGAAATATTTATTTTTAAGGGCAAAATTTATGATAGACTTAATGAATTTATTCATTATAGCTTGTATTTAAAGGTGATGAATTTATGGTTTGAGGCTATCGTAAAGGAAGAGCTGTTTAGAAGCTACCACACGGTCGCCGGCATTCAGCCCTTTGCTCACATAGGTTTTGTCTTCAAATTTCCTGCCCAGCTCTATTTCCTGGATCCTGATTTTCTTTACTTTGTCCAGCACCAGTACAAAATATTTATTGTTGTCGAAAATGAGACAATTGGCATTTACCGAGGGTAAACTGGTCCCGTTTTTTGTATTGATCTGTACACTGGCCATCATGCCTGGTTTTAGTAAATAACCGGGATTGTTGATCAGCACCCGTGCATTCATTACTTTACTGTCGTTGTCGAGCATGTTATAGATCTTACTGATCCTGCCTTTAAAAGGTTTGTCCGGATAGGAAAGAATGGAAATGTTCACTTCGTCACCTTCTTTTACCTTAGAGATATCGCTTTCATAAATGTTGATCAGGGCCCATACATCGGAAAGGTCGGCCACCGTAAACAGATTTTGGTTGTTGTCTGGCCTTACCTGCATGTTACTGGTTACATTTTTTTCGATGATAAAACCAGATAAAGGTGATCTTAAGGTATATATCCCATTTTTATTGCCCCCGTTGAGGTTCAGAATAGAACGGCTCCTTTTATCTTCAGCTTGTTTTACCAGCAGTTCATTTTTGGCCTGTTCCAGTTCCCGGGCTGATGCAAGGCCGCTATTGTACAGGTCTTCAGTAAGTTTCAGGTTGTGCTGTGCATTTCTTAATTCAGCCGAAGAGCTGATGGCCTCTTTGTCAAAGCCGGCCATTTCGGCACTTGTCATGGTAGCCAGTAACTGTCCCTTGTCTACACGGTCGCCCAGCTTTGCCGGTACATTTTGTAGCTGTCCGCTTACCATGGGGTATATTTTAGCCATTTTTTCTTCGTTGGCCGTAATTTTTGCCGAGAAGTTGATGTCGGTCTGGTTATCGGCACCTTTTACCGTATCTATCTGCAGTCTTTCCAGCACTGCGTCAGTCAGTTCAAACTTTTCATCTTTAGGCGTTTCTTTTACCTGTTCTGTGCAGCTGGATAGGAACAGCGCAACAGACAAAGTGATGGACATACCGATGTTTTTTAATGTATTTTGCATGATGTGCGTTTATTTAAAAATGTTAGATCCGGTTACAAAATTGATTTCTTCTTTGGCGTTCATACGTTCGTATCTTAAGTTATTCATCTGCAGGGTGCTGGCCTTGTAGGAGTCGTAGAAGTCCAAAAACTCAATAAGGCTGATGTTTCGGTTTTTGAAATTTTTGATCACTTCGGCAATCAGCTTATCAAAATCAGCATTGAAATTCTTGTCAAAACCCTGATATAAGTTTTCGGTACGCAGGGCCGAGGTATAGCTGTTGTATACTTCATTTTCCAGTTGTGCATCCTGTTGCCGTAATTGGGTTTTCCCGGCTTCCAGGGCAATCCTGGCTTTTTTAAGTTCTCCCTGGTTGCGGTTGAACAGTGGCAAGGGCATTTTAATGCCTATACCCGTATAGTTTTCGGGATAACTTCCTTTCATATCATAACTCAGTGAAAGCTCTACATCGGGTACGGCATTGGCCTTTTGTAATCTGAGGTTGTTTTCTGCATAGGTAATTCCGCTTTTAGCCAGCTGCAGGTCTGCACGGTTGTTTCGTGCCGAATCCAGTAAATTGGTATATGCCTGTTTGTCAGGTTGATAATTTTGCTCTTCCTCCGGAGATACAAGCAGCAACAGATCGGAATTTGCCGGCAGGCTGGTCAGCATTTTAAGTTCCGTTTGTGAATCTTCAATTTCATTCATCAGGGTGCTGTACTCACCTTGCAGGGTATAAAGCAGGGATCTGATCCTGATGATGTCTTTAAGGGCTACATTGCCCAGTTTTAACTGTTGCTCATTGGCGCTTAGCAGCAGCTTTAACGAGTTGATCTGTTGTTCGTAAACTTTGGCCGACTGCTGGTTGTAATAGGTTTTGTAGAAAGTAGAACTGAGGTTAAAGCGCAGGCTACGCATCAGGTCAAAGTACTGATATTCGGCCATTTTAACCCCGGATGCGGCCAGCTGGATGTTTTTATTCCGCTTCCCTGCCAGCCTGATCAGTTGTGATACCGAGGCCTGGTACTGGCCGGTGGCCCAGCTTGTACCCAGAAATCTCCTGGTTTCAGGATTGTACAACAGGTTTTCATAACTGATTTCAGGATTGTCAAACAAGCGGGCAGTAATTACTTCGGCCCGGGCCTGATCGGTTTGGTATTGCTGAACAAGGAGCTGATAGTTATTTTGTACAAAAAGTTTTTCAGCCTCTTTTAAACTGAGCTGAATGGTATTTTGCGACTGGGCTGTTACAGTTACCGCTGTAAGTAACAGCAACAGTATGCTCAACAGGGTTTT comes from the Pedobacter heparinus DSM 2366 genome and includes:
- a CDS encoding efflux RND transporter permease subunit, which translates into the protein MNKFIKSIINFALKNKYFIFFATFILVLAGYLSFKHTTIEAFPDVTNTNITIITQWPGRSAEEVEKFVSRPLEIAMNPTEKRTSIRSSSLFGLSVVKITFEDNVDYQFARVQVNNHLDEADLPSGARPEVQPPYGPTGEIFRYTLKSDKQSVRELKTLQDWVVQRELLSVPGIADVVSFGGEVKTYQITVDPQKSLQYGVTATELFNAVSKSNINVGGDVIEQSGQAYVVRGIGVLNNIDEIKNIIVDNFHGTPVYVKTIAEVTEAALPRLGQVGRDRDPDVVEGIVVMRKGENPSEVIRALKEKIKDVNDNILPGDVKISPFYDREDLVNFATHTVMHNMLEGIIFVTLIVFLFMADWRTTLIVSVIIPLALLFAFICLKLKGMSANLLSMGAIDFGIIIDGAVVMVEGIFVALDYSAHKNGTEKFNRMSKLGIIKKACLENGKGIFFAKLIIITGLMPIFTFEKVEGKMFSPLAWTLSFALLGALLLTFTLVPAMASVLLNKNVKEKHNIFLEYLTRGVMKTYNRAFKARKIVFISALVVLVIGFFSFRFLGTEFLPSLDEGSIYVRASASLSVSLNETKKLSNEMRKIFLSFEEVKQVMSQTGRPNDGTDATGFYNMEFLVDIYPKSEWKRKESKEQLVQRMQEKLKGYPGISLNFSQPISDNVEEAVSGVKGSIVVKMFGNDFSFIEQQEEKIAHILKTVPGIEDLGILRNLGQPELRINLDQSKMALYGVTTEDANSIIEMAIGGKAATQIYEGERKFDLRIRYPEDFRNDEASIAALRIPTLSGAKVPLSEISTIRKITGPSIIYRDKHQRYGAIKFSIRGRDMGSTIAEAQRKVAAEIKLPKEYKLEWAGDFENQQRATARLSTAVPISLLLIFFILFVLFGNIKDALLVLNNVPFAMVGGILALLITKVNFNISAGIGFIALFGICVQNGVILITRFKSNMAELKHHPTWTFADAIRDGVATRLRPVIMTAMMAAIGLMPAALSTGIGSEASKPLAIVVIGGLITNTFFNLFVYPIVVYWAYHKRMAHLKH
- a CDS encoding efflux RND transporter periplasmic adaptor subunit, with the protein product MQNTLKNIGMSITLSVALFLSSCTEQVKETPKDEKFELTDAVLERLQIDTVKGADNQTDINFSAKITANEEKMAKIYPMVSGQLQNVPAKLGDRVDKGQLLATMTSAEMAGFDKEAISSSAELRNAQHNLKLTEDLYNSGLASARELEQAKNELLVKQAEDKRSRSILNLNGGNKNGIYTLRSPLSGFIIEKNVTSNMQVRPDNNQNLFTVADLSDVWALINIYESDISKVKEGDEVNISILSYPDKPFKGRISKIYNMLDNDSKVMNARVLINNPGYLLKPGMMASVQINTKNGTSLPSVNANCLIFDNNKYFVLVLDKVKKIRIQEIELGRKFEDKTYVSKGLNAGDRVVASKQLFLYDSLKP
- a CDS encoding TolC family protein, yielding MVRISLKRKTLLSILLLLLTAVTVTAQSQNTIQLSLKEAEKLFVQNNYQLLVQQYQTDQARAEVITARLFDNPEISYENLLYNPETRRFLGTSWATGQYQASVSQLIRLAGKRNKNIQLAASGVKMAEYQYFDLMRSLRFNLSSTFYKTYYNQQSAKVYEQQINSLKLLLSANEQQLKLGNVALKDIIRIRSLLYTLQGEYSTLMNEIEDSQTELKMLTSLPANSDLLLLVSPEEEQNYQPDKQAYTNLLDSARNNRADLQLAKSGITYAENNLRLQKANAVPDVELSLSYDMKGSYPENYTGIGIKMPLPLFNRNQGELKKARIALEAGKTQLRQQDAQLENEVYNSYTSALRTENLYQGFDKNFNADFDKLIAEVIKNFKNRNISLIEFLDFYDSYKASTLQMNNLRYERMNAKEEINFVTGSNIFK